In Brachypodium distachyon strain Bd21 chromosome 2, Brachypodium_distachyon_v3.0, whole genome shotgun sequence, one genomic interval encodes:
- the LOC100842038 gene encoding autophagy-related protein 18h translates to MKRGKGGRNGLLPSSLRIISSCLKTVSSNAGSVASTVRSAGASVAASIAPQAEDEKDQVLWAGFDKLELHPSSFKHVLLVGYSNGFQVLDVEDAANVCELVSKRDGPVTFLQMQPTPLYSESTEGFRASHPMLLVVAGDETNGLGMVQGGRLSALIRDTNSEPQTGNCISTPTVVRFYSLKSHTYVHVLRFRSAVYIVRCSPRIVAVALAAQIYCFDAVTLENKFSVLSYPLQGAPGVNIGYGPMSVGPRWLAYASNGPVLPSTGRLSPQNLTPSPGVSPSTSPSNGSLVARYAMESSKQLAAGIINLGDMGYKTLSKYCQELLPDGSNSPLSSSPGRRSVKLPSSVHPLEADNIGMVIIKDVTSKVVISQFRAHTSPISALCFDPSGTLLVTASVHGHNINVFRIMPTCIANGSGSKRYDWTASHVHLYKLYRGMTSAVIQDISFSHFSQWISIVSARGTCHIFTLSPFGGDSSLQPQNSHSDGPPLAPCQSRPWWSKPSFLMEQQLHPVPSTVTNSVVSRIKNSSSGWLNTVSNVAASASGKLSVPSGAITAIFYNSIFQGSLPVPSKANALEHLLVYSPSGHVIQHELMPSSGSESSDSSPTVGPGAQSQLQDDELHVTAEPVQWWDVCRRTNWPERDQDIANVTFDNQRNSMMAVDTSDCEDSEHSDVTPSNDGISRKEDMRVRERSSWYLSNAEVQISSSRIPIWEKSKICFYVIDHPATELVKTGSVNGGEIEIEKSSLHEVELKRRELLPAFKQFNNSEQTRNLARGQYQKALSDIDNTQYSSAKDNGVYRSKPAPPISGFYADMRKTENTNGLAGQLFSGPITDVDLLPNGKSNSKAANLTANQKVDNENISYVSTPTGTIAPAIMAQSREHVDCVPSQMRPLSNYSLLDRPLDDGSLPPASNESCRPEITNNSSVSNGVTADIPNGCVTSVNSGQNETPDSDNSLEFTQYFQEGYCKISELDDCRELTEAVTDADSSSSHCEREKPEEDGDNDDMLGGVFAFSEEG, encoded by the exons ATGAAGCGGGGGAAAGGGGGAAGGAATGGGCTGCTGCCGAGCTCGTTGCGGATCATATCGTCGTGCCTCAAGACGGTATCGTCCAACGCGGGCTCCGTAGCGTCCACGGTGCGCTCGGCCGGggcctccgtcgccgcctcaATCGCCCCGCAAGCCGAGGACGAGAAGGACCAG GTTTTGTGGGCTGGCTTTGATAAATTAGAGCTCCATCCGTCATCTTTCAAGCATGTTCTTCTTGTTGGTTACTCAAATGGTTTTCAAGTGCTTGATGTTGAAGATGCTGCAAATGTTTGCGAATTGGTCTCAAAACGTGATGGTCCAGTTACCTTTTTACAAATGCAGCCCACACCCCTTTACTCTGAAAGCACTGAAGGATTTAGGGCATCACATCCTATGCTCCTGGTTGTTGCTGGCGACGAGACAAATGGCTTGGGTATGGTTCAAGGTGGTCGCTTAAGTGCACTTATCAGAGATACCAACAGTGAACCTCAAACTGGAAACTGCATTTCTACCCCAACAGTTGTTCGCTTCTACTCATTGAAGTCCCACACTTACGTACATGTTCTTAGATTTCGATCTGCTGTTTATATAGTTCGCTGCAGCCCCCGGATTGTTGCCGTAGCACTTGCGGCACAA ATCTATTGCTTTGATGCTGTAACTCTTGAGAACAAGTTCAGCGTATTGTCATATCCTTTGCAAGGGGCACCTGGGGTAAATATTGGCTACGGACCAATGTCTGTTGGCCCAAGATGGTTAGCTTATGCTTCTAATGGCCCAGTATTACCAAGCACAGGGCGTCTAAGCCCACAGAACCTTACTCCTTCTCCAGGAGTGAGCCCGTCTACTTCTCCTAGCAATGGAAGCCTAGTTGCTAGATATGCAATGGAGTCCAGTAAGCAATTAGCTGCTGGTATAATTAATCTTGGTGATATGGGATATAAAACACTGTCAAAGTACTGCCAAGAACTTCTGCCTGATGGTTCCAATTCCCCTCTGTCATCAAGTCCAGGGAGGAGATCTGTCAAACTTCCCTCTAGTGTGCATCCACTGGAAGCTGACAATATAGGAATG GTTATCATCAAGGATGTGACCTCCAAAGTTGTTATCTCGCAGTTTAGAGCTCACACAAGTCCCATATCCGCTCTTTGTTTTGATCCAAGTGGAACTCTTTTGGTCACAGCCTCTGTTCATGGCCATAACATAAATGTTTTCAGGATCATGCCGACCTGTATTGCTAATGGCTCAGGCTCAAAACGCTATGACTGGACAGCATCTCATGTTCACCTTTACAAACTCTATCGTGGCATGACATCAGCT GTCATACAGGACATCTCTTTTAGTCATTTTAGCCAGTGGATATCTATTGTTTCAGCACGAGGTACTTGCCATATTTTTACGTTGTCTCCGTTTGGCGGTGATTCGAGCCTGCAGCCACAGAATTCTCACAGTGATGGGCCACCTCTTGCCCCATGTCAGTCAAGGCCATGGTGGtcaaagccatcatttcttaTGGAGCAGCAGCTTCATCCTGTACCATCAACTGTGACAAATTCTGTTGTCAGCAGGATTAAAAACAGTAGTTCTGGTTGGCTAAATACAGTCAGTAACGTGGCTGCTTCTGCAAGTGGGAAACTATCAGTGCCATCTGGTGCTATCACTGCTATTTTCTACAATTCCATTTTCCAAGGTTCTTTGCCAGTTCCATCGAAGGCTAATGCTTTGGAGCACTTATTGGTGTATTCACCATCTGGTCATGTTATTCAACATGAACTAATGCCTTCGTCAGGTTCTGAGTCCTCTGACAGCAGCCCAACAGTTGGGCCTGGTGCCCAGTCGCAGCTACAAGATGATGAGTTGCATGTTACTGCTGAACCAGTTCAATGGTGGGATGTATGCCGCAGGACAAACTGGCCAGAAAGAGATCAAGACATTGCTAACGTTACATTTGACAACCAGCGGAACAGCATGATGGCAGTGGATACCTCTGATTGTGAGGACAGCGAACACTCGGATGTCACTCCATCAAATGATGGTATATCAAGAAAAGAGGATATGCGAGTCAGAGAAAGATCGAGCTGGTATCTCTCAAATGCTGAGGTGCAGATAAGCTCATCCAGGATTCCAATATGGGAGAAATCTAAG ATTTGCTTCTATGTGATTGATCATCCTGCTACCGAACTAGTGAAAACTGGTAGTGTTAATGGTGGAGAAATTGAGATCGAAAAGTCTTCTCTTCATGAAGTTGAACTCAAAAGGAGGGAACTGCTCCCTGCATTTAAGCAGTTCAACAACTCTGAGCAAACTAG GAACCTTGCAAGGGGACAATATCAGAAAGCATTATCTGACATAGACAACACACAGTATAGCTCTGCAAAGGATAATGGTGTATATAGATCCAAGCCAGCGCCCCCTATATCTGGATTTTACGCTG ATATGAGAAAAACTGAGAACACGAATGGTTTAGCTGGGCAGTTATTTTCTGGACCTATCACTGATGTGGATTTGCTACCAAATGGGAAGTCCAATTCTAAAGCTGCAAATTTGACTGCAAATCAGAAAGTAGATAATGAGAACATTAGTTATGTGTCGACACCAACCGGAACAATTGCGCCAGCCATCATGGCACAATCTAGGGAGCACGTGGATTGTGTACCTTCACAGATGAGACCATTGAGTAACTATTCCCTCTTGGACCGACCTCTTGATGATGGATCACTGCCTCCTGCAAGTAACGAATCATGCAGGCCTGAAAtaaccaataattcttcagtcAGCAATGGTGTAACTGCTGACATCCCAAATGGGTGTGTCACGAGCGTCAATTCTGGACAGAATGAAACGCCTGACTCTGACAACTCGCTGGAGTTTACCCAGTATTTCCAAGAGGGCTATTGTAAAATATCAGAACTCGATGACTGCCGTGAGTTAACTGAAGCTGTTACTGATGctgacagcagcagcagccactgCGAGAGAGAGAAGCCTGAGGAAGATGGGGATAATGATGACATGCTTGGAGGTGTTTTTGCCTTCAGTGAAGAAG GTTAA
- the LOC104583160 gene encoding uncharacterized protein LOC104583160 yields the protein MAPSPPWADLNQEILGHAFRLHPSIADLARASAVCRSWRSVALQNPPPLPLLLMPAPNGPSYFRVFGETTHQLPQVPDHARGARFCCSFPGGWVLVELPGSTDLELLNIYDGTRRIELPDHPRHQDAYHPMVIYAATMSAAPTPDAGAGACIVAAITAEENHVAFWRSGMGFWSREVLPEEAQHGAAWLPLRFHLAQDVMYYRGAPRHPDVHGDCFCVLTDTEDLLWNEPGDGEGGALTMRVRETQCHSRERMITPTSSDLVVARYLLVSGEDLLMVKRFNVQGRDAGTISANVYCLQERG from the coding sequence atggcgccgtcgccgccgtgggcAGACCTCAACCAAGAGATCCTAGGACACGCATTCCGCCTCCACCCATCCATCGCCGACCTCGCCAGAGCCTCCGCCGTCTGTCGTTCCTGGCGCTCCGTCGCGCTGCAGAACCCTCCCCCGCTCCCCTTGCTGCTCATGCCGGCCCCCAACGGGCCCTCCTACTTTCGTGTCTTCGGCGAGACCACCCATCAGCTCCCACAAGTCCCCGACCACGCACGCGGAGCCCGCTTCTGCTGCTCCTTCCCGGGCGGCTGGGTCCTCGTCGAGCTCCCCGGGTCCACCGACCTCGAGCTGCTCAACATCTACGATGGCACCCGCCGCATCGAGCTCCCGGACCACCCGCGTCATCAGGACGCGTACCACCCCATGGTGATCTACGCCGCTACCATGTCCGCCGCGCCGACtcccgacgccggcgccggcgcctgcaTCGTGGCCGCGATAACGGCGGAGGAGAACCACGTCGCGTTCTGGCGCTCGGGGATGGGCTTCTGGTCGCGGGAGGTGCTGCCGGAGGAGGCACAGCACGGAGCGGCATGGCTCCCGTTGCGCTTCCATCTTGCCCAGGACGTGATGTACTACAGGGGCGCGCCCCGCCATCCGGATGTCCATGGCGATTGCTTCTGCGTCCTCACCGATACGGAAGATCTACTGTGGAACGAGCCAGGGgacggcgaaggcggcgcGCTCACGATGCGAGTCCGCGAAACCCAATGCCACTCTCGTGAGCGCATGATCACGCCCACATCGAGCGACCTGGTCGTCGCCCGCTACCTCCTGGTATCCGGCGAGGATCTGCTGATGGTGAAGAGGTTTAACGTCCAGGGGAGAGACGCCGGCACGATTTCGGCCAATGTCTACTGCCTACAGGAGCGAGGGTAG